DNA sequence from the Rhizophagus irregularis chromosome 21, complete sequence genome:
AGGTTTATTAGAAGTAACATTTAAGGTATAGGTGGGAGAAAATAATGGAAGTGATTGTTGTGGTTTAGTAGAAATTTGatcattttcaacattttcagcAATATTCAGTGTCGTTACTTTAAGAATTGCTCGTTCAATGTCACCGAATAATTGATTAGGTTCTGATgactatttttgaaaaaaaaaatgcgggaaaattttttagatttggaTGCGTgggaaattattaaattaataaaaaaaaaacaatcccCCTTACCTTTGATTGTGAAGCAATTTGATAATGCTCAATTTCAGGCGCAATCGGAGAAattgactaaaaaaataataaagaaaataaaattagataaaaaaaatgagtacataatacaaaataactttgaatcaaaaatattacaatatcatcattttgaTACGAAGGCACATCGAACATTATCGTATTGTTGGTAATATGACactttctgaaaaaaaaaatgttttttaagaatgataataaaatttagaatCAAATGACAATAGCAGAGTAAGTAAATAAGATTTCTCGATTACTTGAtgcatttaaataaaaatcaaaaaagctgatttatttaatcattGTTTATTGAATTTCAAACTTGTTCCAATTATCCAATACAATAAATCACTATGCTTTTTTCCTACTGcagaaaataatattggaTCGTGATTCATGTAAAACGTTAATATTGGATAGAAACGAATGGATATAAACGAATATGGTGACATTTAGGTTGGAGTAATTACTATCGgctaatttattatgtttatttatggaataagtttttatggttaaaaataattaaaagtatcACAATTAATTGTTTCATTATTCTTGAATTTCTAGAATGCTATAAAATCATTctatttattacttaattcGGCCTAAACGATAAACAATATGCACAGAAAATTTGAGAACAATTTGACAAATACTAGATGCGGAAAATTTACTATCCCAATTTTCCGGGCCGAGTATCATATTGGTTTAATGTTACCATGAAAAAACGCAAAAGGATGCAAAACATTAcagcaaaaaatatttatcacattttaagccaggtaataataaaatcacgcaaaaaaaaaattagctcATATTCCGATTACTTgtgacaaataaaatttaaatcatttacatttaaaaGGAAAAGATTGGAGTTTAGAtgcttttgaaaaaaaaaccatgcATGTGTTAACTTGTATTAATGCAGCATTAAATTAAAGCTTCTTTGTGCAATATAAAgacaatattttaaagaaacaaagATTAAACAGATTATCTATCATAAAGcacattatttctattaagGAAATTTATGCAGGAGGATCATAATGTTACAGAAATTACAATGAATTGtgaaatcttttttaacaATCGCATTTGGTCAAGATcaactaaaataaaagtttcgTAACAAATAATGGATCATGAAAAAACGCAGAGGCTAAACAGAGAGGCGTAGTACTAGACTACTAGTGgcagttatttttattcaCCGACAAAAATTTAGCGATCATGtgacatatttttaatttatcacatCGTCACACCCTCTAATTTCACCAAATTTATTCCGGCTAATTTCGGCTAATTACTACccagttaaaaattttagccCATGGTAAAAAGCGAAAAGCGCAGTCATTATTGATTTAGTAATCCAATTACGTCAGTTATCCTTATTAGGCAATGATCACAagacacaaaaaaattttttaacaatccatattactattttagtttaaaatgttttcaaaaattccttcgtaaaattctttttaaggTAATTTTATGATGATATCTTTTTGCATAAGGCTGTTTCAAactgaataatttatttttaattgttgagAAAATGGCTCTCtgatttttctttcttttttctttttttaattttaccttttaaaaaaaaatttaaaagttatttattatccatactaaattgtttttattctttcagttttattaataaaattaaaactatatatgGTATACAgaaaaatactattaatagATTTTATCATGTGAAAAATTGATGTAATCGGatttaggctaaaaaaaatgcattttattaaaatcaataaactATTATATTGTTTCGAAATGGAGGCATTTTACCATTAAAAAATCCGAAACCTTAAAAATTCGATAACTTGcgttttattatgttttaagTAGTGCGAAAAGTTCAATTGAATACATGAAAACCTATAGAACAATGAAATACCTtgtttttgaaaatactaaaaaaaaagctttttttttttctatgaaAGAAGTTGTTCTGaaatagatttttattaatttcgaagtgaaaatgaaactttttttagaaaatcggcccattttattaaaaggaaaGTTACTTGGAATGTCCTTGTCGAAATTAGAGCGAGAATATTGAGAAGGATTTAAATTTATGgaagtttaaaaaatgtatcaattttaataaagtttagaATTATATCGAAACACACATAATTCATAACGTTTTCTGGAAATTTTGTCccattaataattgatttgtGTCCCGATATTTGTTTCCTGTTTTAAGCCCGAAGTATTCCCGTGAGTGATTTCAAAGAAGTTTTCATCTATATACATGCAGAAACTGGAATCTTAGGCGcgtttttttttgctttggtttattataattaatctaTTCTTTAGTAAGTATCTCATTACAATGACTTCCATCTATATTCATGCAGTAACtggaatttaaaatatgattttctATAATTCTTATATCCATATATAGTAATGTTATAAGTAAATTCACAATTGTTTTTAGTAAATGACTCAttacaataactttttttctGGACATCGGTAGTCCAAATGTTAAACATGGCGCTCCTTTCTGGCAATGATTATTATTGGACAAAGTCAATATTAGCATTAAAACTGACTTATTTTACTAGAGTCCTATATGATGCtgtcgaaaaaaatttaataagttcGATTGGagtaaattttatgatgagTGGAATGATGAGACTTTCGGCGTATTAAATATGATCTTTTGGATGCGTTCTTCTGTAATAGATAAAATTCTATCTGAAAACTGAAAAAATGAACGATCttacaatattaaattcaatagcttaaatttaggatataACTACAAGTCTACAAAGAACctcctaaataaaatattttaggaaaaaatgtttttgtgctacataatttacattttaatctCATTTCATCTTTAGTGCTATAAATCAATTCTCGCAagaacataaattttttaagaaattacgTACTAATCGCTTAAAGTAATATTCAAAGGGAATTCTAGCGGAATCACGCCcagtgatttattaaaatatatacactAATCTAGTCGCTGATTCAATTTTCAACTTTTCATCTTGATGAACatttctttgaatttctttGAGCATGCATCATTTTTGTCAATCTTGATCGCTTCTGTAAACTCAAGATCATTATTCCACGAACCCTAAAATGTAAGTTTGAgataataaactaaataaaaactagGAAACGGTAACCGTTGGTGCGTCCGAAGCATCATAAATTACATGTTCATAAATTTAAACTGAACACTAAAAATATAACactaaaaatgctaaaaaaagtaatagtatcactaaaaaatgtcattttattatcatattttcatACTTTGTACTGTgttgcaaatttttaatttattctcatgattgtcaaaaaaaaaacatttaattaaaaaaaatacaaaatgtaaaaattatgagtaaaaaaaaaattaatttattatttgaatgccataaaaaacttttaagaaataagaaaatttaaatcagggataaaaaaatttttaaatttaacgtaTAAACAGTAGTCATGTGactttataaagatatttttagaatCAGGGGCATAAAGATGCACGTAAACAAATCTAAGGTTACACCTGATCCTTAGATTTTATTGGCCATACACGCGTGCGGAACATGCATGGTATGGACTATGGAGTAGAATGGAAGTGTCCTACGCTTACGCTTCggacaattataaaaattaaattattaattgaataatattaaagtgcccaactattataatataattaaatgtataaGAGGATTAAATTCATGCATGATATTTTCTAGCCATTTTCTCTAATGAATTTATCTAAAATGATAACTGatagtgataataatatctaattaaaataattaataaataaatctaatctCACTTATCATagtttaacaatatttttaacaaatatttccATCTTTAGTAACGTTAATAACAAAATGTTTTGATAGGATCAATAAAATCTTTGGATTTAATACGAAATCTCGACATTCGTTATCCCCGACATTCATTAACTATCCTGAGTCCTGACacgctattttttttttattactttttttatagacgtaatattattgtaatattttgtaataaatatctaatgatttttaaaatataacgCAAAATTACagtttttattgtaaaaataatgaatgtttttattatcttttttattaatatttaataatacattgcatttttattaatatataatgatttttttaacattgtttgtttgttttattgtaaaaattaaatatttcttaagGATAATAAGTGTTCAGGATAATGAGAATAATGTGATTACGGATTTTGAAGTTTCGGGATTATGATTTGTTGGGTTTGTGAGAGTCGGGTTTGTGTTATGATAGGATTTTGATTGTCGGGATATTGAACAGTCTCCCAAAGagtttattagtattttatttatatccaAGTTCTCTGCCAAATTGTGATGCTAGGGTGAGAAAGTAAtggataaattattaactgtATGTACAAAATAATGgtagtaaattataaatcataatttagataatgatTGACTTAAGAACTAGATTAAAGTCAGCTTGGAAAGAAGAAACCCTCATATTGAGATAGGAAATTAAGTGCACTACCAACCTAATGCAGTGCACTTAAAGATATCCCACTGAAACTTATAAAGAAGAGAATTATTATTAGGGAGTAATATCAGTAAATTTCCTTAGTAAAAAATGTTAACTGGACAGCTTATCACTTCATGTATATTAAGAGTGAATTCTTATTTGTGATAATCATGCGATTATAAtgacataataaataatgatagaGTTTTCCAATTAATTCTGAACCAAAAGAAGTTATAACTATTAATCGCATTTCTTAACGTTCTTCAATAATTAGGAACAACTGTTTTAATTGTGGAGTAATTACCTTATAATACAGCtcaattagataattttttttttgatatagcacgtaaaatatattttctcaGAATGGTaagcaattaaaaatattcatttaggatgaaatatttttataaaaagtttcaaatCGTCTAAATCGATCCGAACGTAATGCAAAAATCAACATGTCGGCAAATATAGAAAACCATCAACTGAGCtgcaaacaaataaaaataaaaaatccaaaaaactgaaaatttactagttgttaaaatattttgatgataaatttaatattgcaaaCAGCGCATACAATGCTGAATAATGAAGTTAGGAAACCGTATCACATGCCTGATATATGTCGACAGAGCAAACAACTGTCAGGTCACACCAAGAACATTAGAgtaaaaattggattattatCATTTCCACCGGAATAACTGAAAAGCTTTAAATGGATGTTAAATGATTAGATGATGCAGCAAAAGGTTCAAGCTTCAAAACTCTATCTAAATCCAGTTCATCCGAATCAAGAAGATATTCTCAGAACCAGATCCGAGTTTAATGCATCTTTGCCTTAAAGAAatttagaaagaaaaataatccTTAGATTACTATGTGTGGCAGCTCAATATAAATCTTCCAATATGTGAAATATCCAGCTCAATTAGATTAATTGAATCGGACCAGAGGTAAGCCAATTTTAATAGCCAAATCAAGAAATAATCAGTATAAATGTCTGTACAAAACATACTGTACAGCTCCAAGTATAAGCACACATACAACATGGCAAGTAGCTTTATTACAGTTAATACAGGGTTATAGGCGTGTTTGATTATCGGATATACGTTATGACAAAATTTCTGATccaaaaaatctaattttaacaGTTAATACGTGATAAAAATCAGTTATTTTACGGAGTCACTGACCCTTTTTTATACAGGTAAATAGTTTTAAACCTCAGAACAagcttttatattttatatgtttattaatttaaaatggcAAAATACTAgaaaaataacataataaacTTGTACAAAACTGAGAAAATTTTGTCGCAAAGAATAATAAAGTAGATTGTATAACGTAACTAAAGTGgtaaaaagaattgaaataCAATcctttaagaataaaattattttaagatagaaacataaaaaaatgaaagagtaaagaaaaaatgataaaaattattttaaagaactaCTTGATTAAGATCTAGATGACAAACATAATTCaagatattgataaaaaatgcAAGTAATAAGAGGAGAAATAATAACACTAAGAATTTCCGAAAGTGAAACTTCTTCTGTCCCGTATCGGATTCTTATTTTAACAGTTTGTAACTTGAAAGGATTGAACGGTTTGGCTTAACttcttattaaaatcatcGCAAGAAAATCCGATTTCATCTTTTGCACAATTGGGGTCTGAATATAATCGAACGCAACAGCTTTCAAGGAGTCTTGCGTCCCATTTCAATTTAGAGCCACTATTAGCAGTAACGGCTTTACATGATTGGTTGGCTTCTCCCTTAAAATCTTTTCCGCCTAAAGTTAACTTCCAAGCAAAAGCTTGAACTGAAATAAGAGatagaataaagaaaattttaaagattattgAAGCCATTTGTTTTGCTGTAAAAGATTCAAAAGCTGTGATGTTctgtaatgaaattttttttggccTTTTTATAGCTTACAGAATTACAGAAAATAAGTATAAACAAtatacatcataattattttcttttcctttcaTCGTTTCATCatgaaacaataattattttcttttgacaacctgttttattatattattgctcTTTTTCTATTCTTTTATGGAATATAATACTACATGAGATTTAAATAAGAtgattgtaatatttttggattatattattagaattccCTAATTTAGTTAACAAAAATCGGCGTTCAATAGATAGCTAATTTTTATGTCATGAATGCAAGATCTTTCTGCTGCTTTTCGTTGGAActcaaaaatggaaaattacaatcaaatacattataaaatacattgttacaatttccttttttgaattCTGCGGGCACGTTTAATCATCCCCTTTTGATCCTTTTATATCCACAAAATGATTAAGATCCAAACCAAATTTGGGAAAAAGTATAACTTGGTTTTTTTGCGAAAAATTTTTAGGCACACTATAAAATgtgcattatttatttaatggatATAGGATAATATACTATAATTCAATGTAgctattatatgataaaagagtttttttttttttgaactgcGACCTCGTGAAAAAGATTGTTACGAAccagtattttttttcctatcgAGAATTAAgggccctataaaaaattttcacggaaaaaacatggaacgataaaacacggatcaacATTTTACAGATCACAAGGTAAATACGTGCTATGCGTATCTATATAGTatcatttttccatttttaccaaaatcgTAATCTATAAGACTTTATtcgttttcttttatttttaatctttcCCGTAAACTTTTGGCCATTTATGACTGTCTTGACGTTATCGTAAGTTTCATATTATggcattatttatttgattgcGAAATATTAGTTACTGCTTGATTTTGGGgaatgtttataataatttctcgATCGTAATCTGGTTAGTACTTGCCCTTgacttaaatatattttgtatttttcctTGAAATTCTATTGATATCTACGtgcaattaatttattgtgtTCAAAGTTTTGAACCTACATTCTTTATGTATTTGTATGCATTTTAAACATGATATCTTTACGTTGGAGTATTTatctgattattattattaatgtttttgtaaaactatttgataaattatttttatggagTTAAATTCGATTTCATTCATTCAGAATTGTATTTATCATGGTCAGTATCCACCCCTTCAATTGTTAGATTTCATGTCGATTAGGAAATCATCCTTTGATTGAATGAATATGATTAGTTTGTAATTACGTAATCAATTTTGATGATCATTGCGACAAAAATTGGAAACGGTCTTAATAACTTTGATCGAAATTTCacagaaaattaatttatttaatttatatcataaaatttgtataatacatattttcaataaatttaatgctattaaattttcaaagtaaTGGAAAAACTTTTTTCCAAATGGTTATGTTGACGATGTGCCCCAAATCAACGCCCACCTTTATAATAATACCTTAAGAATTTTCTTGCATTGAGATTTCGGGCACAACAGTTAGACCCCATAAGcatatgataattaaaaaatcgtgAAATCACGTGACCGGACCCAACTCCGGCTTTTGATTGACCGGGCCtcatttagtaaaatttatcgCCGTTTTCAGAAATATGTGTAAtctaagaaaaaaagttttttttttctttgttaactTTAGTAAGACAAGctgcgatttttttttctttatataaacacACTCGAAACTCATAAAAGTTTCGCGAATTCTAGCGATTCTTCTCGAATTTTATAAGGTAATTGTTATATTTCAAGACAGATAAGTTGTAATGTTTGCGATTTTTTTATAGGCGATCTTTACATAAGATTTACATATAGAAGATTCTTTTATGACGAAACttgcaaatatttatttatttcgttaatttaagttaaatactgtaatttatataaattttttacttattttaattactttaaatatttgtaGAGCTATTAGAGGTTGTTCCTAGTGATATTATATACTGTGAGCTCTTTAAATTATCGTACTTTGTGGTTGTTTTAATTGTCTTAGTGAAAATTTAGTTATGTAAAAATAACACAAAgaaattattcttaaaaacattaaatacAAGTTCTTggtttatactttttatttttcaaatgttaaagagttttttataatcacttaTTTCTTCAttcataacaaaattttcGGATAGTTTATGTTACACAGTTTGACCAAAATTTCGAGTTTCGAAATTTCACGTGTagactaaattattatatttctgaaaacggcgataataatttagtaacaTTTAGAAGTtcactaacttttttttaaaaaattaaataacatgTTTCCCCTTTTCACAAAAATTCCttttatcacaaaaaaatcCCTTTTCCACCAAACATTCCTTTTTTCAGAAAAACTTCCTTTCTTTTTGttgattttctttatcttttactTGAATTTCTTaatctttatctttaatttctttatctttatcttcaatttctttatctttatcttcaatttcttaatctttttctttaatttctttatctttttcttgaatttctttagattttctttgaatttttttagattttccttgaatttctttatatttttcttggATTTCTTTAGATCTTCCTTggatttctttatctttttcttgGATTACATTGCTTTTTTCTTCTAAAGTTTCACTTTAACAAAAATTCCctttttcacaaaaaattcCTTGTACatcttttcaaaaaatttaattacatttttaataaattcaaatcatttttctaatacatataattatcaaaattatattatcaatttttatcttttttaattttaacaatcattatcattatttttttttatttatttattcttttttatcttaacATCATTTCCTTAATTTGAAGTTTCAGGTCGTTCTAACTCGAAATATTGATTTCTCAAATTATAATGACCATTATCAATTGTGTACTTTGCTAAATTACAtacaatacataaataatagttattggATAGGGGGGTTGAAATATCACCAAACTGCGAAGCAGTTCGGAATATATTTTAACCCCCCTACCCAATAACTAATAACTGTGTTATTATGCAGACGTCCAAGATCATGTTCCATATGAAAAGCATAGTAAAATCAAATCTCATGCAACAATAATATTGGTCCCATTATATTTTCCTAAccctattattaattattatactatacaTAGATACAATAACATAAcgataaataaatcattgtCTTTATTCTCTTTTAATTTTGGGCTCGTATTTCACGTGCCTTTTCAACTGGCGAAGgcattactattaaaaaatccgaaaatttaaaagtttgataactttacatttaattaacattttagcatttgaaaaatataaaaattcaaataaacaCTCTATAATTTGAAAGATAATGTAGCAGTTTCACTTTTTTGAAAAACACTAAggagaaaattctttttagaaAAAACAAACTGTCACATGAAAGAAACAATGTTGGGGTGTCAATGATAggaagaatttaattttatggaAGTATAAAAACATATCAATTGAGTatggaatttattataagacGGAGTTAACCTATAGTTTAAtcagaaaaatctttaatagtaaaatttataggCGTCCACATATAGTTTATGGTCATAATCTGGTTAGTACTTACCTTTgactttatatttttccttGAATTTCAAATTCGTATCTTATTGATATCCAAAATGACTTCATTTCCTGTAATAATTATGTAGTTGATAGTGCATATTCAAATCTGAAATCTCGaatatcaaaatttcaaattcttttactacaataatttcttgaattatcaGCTTTACGTGAGTTTcgattgatttattttttatttggccaaataaatcatctttatttcattaattattagtatagaTTCCGtgcaattaatttattagtttgtTTTGTGATCAAAGTTTGAATATACTATTTACCTACATTCATTATGTATTTGTATTAAACATTCGTTTATTGATATCGgattattccaatttttttttttacgttggagtatttatcattaatgttttttgtaaaactatttgataaattatttttatcgatttcattcattttttaatttgattaaaagtTGTTTTTCTTAACCTATCCAGTATCCACCCATCAATTTGTTGTCGATTAgattagtttgtaatttttcaaaattcaaataacatttaataaatttaaaaatttagtaacATTTAGAAGTTCactaacatttttaaaattaaatacatcttttttaaaaaacacatgtttataaaaaattaaatgcatctttttaaaaaatctttcttttaaaaaaattacacattttttaaaaaactaaacattttttccacaaaatttggtttttccaattttttccaACAAAATTTGGGCTTTCCAATTTTTCCTGCGTTTTCCCAACAAAAATTGGTTTTTCCAATTTTCCCAACAAAACCAATTTTTCCTGAGTATTCCCAacaaaaaattggtttttccaatttttccTGAGTATTCCCAcaaaaattggtttttttaaatcatcatcattattataatttatttacttattcttttttatcttaatatcGTTTCCTTAATTTGAAGTTTCAGAACGTACTGACTCGAAATATCGAGTTCTAAATCATAATGGCCATCATCAATTGTGTACTTTGCTAAATTAcaatacataattataattaacagAAATGATAACATAATACCATTATCAAATTTCTCACTATTATTACATACGATAGCTAAAGAGACAATCGtagtaaaattgttaattatgttatttattagatGTACCATTGTTACAAAATAAAACTGAAACctagtaaaaaagaattagaatatggctatttattttataataaaaattcttagtTCCACCGGAAATTGTATATCAGGGGCGAAAAGGATGTGACACGTGTGATCACTGTGATGAAGATATGTTGAGAACAGTTTGAGGATTTACTGTATAATCCCGCACCCGTGGTGTAACCGAGGTGATGTTTATTGTCACATGTCACGTGACCGTGAGGAACgcgttgtttatatttatctcagcgacttagaattttttttgcagtCTGATCTCTATTTGTCACACCTTATTTGTCACACCTTGGACGGGTTGGGACGGGTTTCTGt
Encoded proteins:
- a CDS encoding uncharacterized protein (SECRETED:cutsite_AFA-WK; SECRETED:prob_0.5809); SECRETED:SignalP(1-21), which codes for MASIIFKIFFILSLISVQAFAWKLTLGGKDFKGEANQSCKAVTANSGSKLKWDARLLESCCVRLYSDPNCAKDEIGFSCDDFNKKLSQTVQSFQVTNC